The Lactiplantibacillus brownii DNA segment AACTTTTTCTACCAACATACACCTCCATGTATTAGCATGTTACCCAGATTATTATTCATAAGGAATAATAATCTGGGTAACATGCGCCACGCGCTTGGGTAGACATGGTGTATAACGCTATGAATGAGTCAAAATAAAATTTATATTTTTTATATTCACCAATTTGTTCTAAACCAAGAAATTAGCACCATATCCAACCAATTTCATCTTACTCAACCTTCATAAGGCGTTCAAAAACTTCTTGGTTACCTAAAAGTACTATAATCCACTATATCAAAATTTTGATTTTTTTAAAAGTCTCCAGCTTTAGAACGTGATTAGAATTTTTTTAATAGGGCGAATTTACAATTGAAATGCAACACAAAGTAAAAAAATAAACCCATACCGGGTAGAATATGTTTAACGACCAAATCAAACAATTCGAGGTATCCGGTATGAGCTATAAACATCTTACTATAAAAGAACGTGAAATACTTATGTTTTTACGAACTAAGGGGTTATCTATCCGGGCTGTTGCGTTACGGCTGGGGCGAAATCCAAGCACTATTTCACGGGAGTTAAAACGTTGTGCAGGTAATTATTCCCCAAGCAAAGCAGATAATGACTATCATCAAAAGCGGCAGAATTGTCACAAGAAGCGGCTATTAGACAGCCATCCACAATTACGCCGTCAAATTGTTCATTACATCTTAGATCTGCACTGGTCACCAGAGCAGATTACCGCTCTCTTTAATAAGGAACATCAATGGTGTGTTAGCTACAACACAATTTACCGTCATATCTATCAACACAATTTAGGTGAGAAGTACTCCTCACGTGGTGATACCGGTATTCAGCGCCATCTCAGACATAAACATCGGACTCGGCATTCAAAGAATACTAGACGACATCGAGAAGTACAGACCGACTATATCTCGATCCATGAGCGCCCTGGTTTTATCAACCAGCGTCAACGTATAGGTGACTGGGAAATTGATACTGTGATTGGTCGAACGGGTCACTCCATCCTTTTAACGGTTGTCGATCGGCTTAGTCGGCTTACGCTTATCAAAAAGGTTGTGCAAAAGGACTTGCAGGAGATAAATAAAGGCTTAGTTGAACTGTTAGGGGCCATTCCTAAAGAATTTGTTCATTCTATTACACCAGATCATGGGACCGAATTTCTTCATCTTGATGAAATCAGCGAAAGGTTAGGTGTTACTGTCTATTGGCCCGATCCATATTCGCCTGAACAGCGTGGAACAAATGAGAATACAAATGGATTAATCCGGGAATATTTTCCCAAGCGAACAGATATTGATAATTATACAGAACAGGACGTTGAACACTGCCAAAAGCAGTTAAATCAACGTCCTTGCAAAGTGTTAAACTATGAAACCCCATATGAAGTATTTTTTGACAAACCGTTGCACTTAGTTTGACAATTCGCCATATATAATTAAGCAATGCACCTTAAAATCGCTTAGAAGACGTTTTAAAGGGTCTATACGGTGTGCTGTG contains these protein-coding regions:
- a CDS encoding IS30 family transposase, with the protein product MSYKHLTIKEREILMFLRTKGLSIRAVALRLGRNPSTISRELKRCAGNYSPSKADNDYHQKRQNCHKKRLLDSHPQLRRQIVHYILDLHWSPEQITALFNKEHQWCVSYNTIYRHIYQHNLGEKYSSRGDTGIQRHLRHKHRTRHSKNTRRHREVQTDYISIHERPGFINQRQRIGDWEIDTVIGRTGHSILLTVVDRLSRLTLIKKVVQKDLQEINKGLVELLGAIPKEFVHSITPDHGTEFLHLDEISERLGVTVYWPDPYSPEQRGTNENTNGLIREYFPKRTDIDNYTEQDVEHCQKQLNQRPCKVLNYETPYEVFFDKPLHLV